The following are encoded in a window of Maylandia zebra isolate NMK-2024a linkage group LG5, Mzebra_GT3a, whole genome shotgun sequence genomic DNA:
- the fgd5a gene encoding FYVE, RhoGEF and PH domain-containing protein 5 isoform X1, with amino-acid sequence MNADFQNPLQVPLPKVRSHLTIKVQSKLMSRPCPTVQGPKPPVAPKPRPLYEPYPQGEPCAQQSLSNGDVAHSDGETEELHEMENQDQEEKSEAQEGDNDKGDTIETETKKESENEEEILDNNGDVDSIGSDDTVKADDISTVDTTENENDDTDLNSPEDGSRTDDDENTPAPSQTETEEEAGEEDEEVEEKRLTEKTEILCEPAEHSDEALEESDADQTQSLNNSEPKEEVSEESDEHLHHDSLINENELTGGGFAFGFSMLPTVTEEYPYDVIGPTDDASDTCESCDPAETGDTEVWQPERATKDPSGCFRFTSSTEDVFGPYSVIQAVPGDVTDTADPEWNQDDTDGKPSTTDEEHTTGYASNQEPYYVSSDDVDKLEDKQALSELGHIDEATEQSNEHTEKTKDSESADEYANIDDSLCPKDDDLEQVECVSSEDYIEIGDDDEEEAEEKKHFRVKSAKERNAKREQALRSQRKSCQPRLRLCNITVPADLDLGRTPELTNRVVFAHTTEAFEEDIEELDCHIVPYYEDTDSDSEEHIYEEAGFDSEGENFVTLDRKTIVTRSRSYSGKVPGYVPETVPEETGTEYQTHDYYTVSLDKNSESTSHPQQAGINCVIPSMKSRRFLLYSRSADGPDVSLSSPLEMGQSLKNEIRMKRKDDTLSLPCMITSSGSFSQRSHQSSSGVSTPTSLVDIPPPFELAYITKRPVTKSSPSLLIQHEPSDLPKKKKSSFKRFLALKFKKKTDSKGFSDGSVRSSRSSSESSHHGPVRVIELDRRSTGSSPQPQSRMVKPQQRPSDLPSTFLLYKDQHRRKGDPKAYGRSVSRVESFEERSRRSAMPLPLTKPRSISFPSADTSDYENIPAMSSDYENIQIPGRPTRSHTVTEFFEDPNRSTVPCNENDGYVDMNSFPGIDSKPQPSKSDNESAYTEPFPMNPVSAGLSADEDHGRTSEEEEGAVEQGYERQIDGRSRAFYIAKELVDSERLHISGLKHLQEDFRSAVTEAVDEEGEPVLEEQRLGEILGVLPEVYTLHSSIFTELEERISQWEESPKVADVILSRRDNFSAFDTYISEYDRSMSLLEESCRKNPAFAKIVKTFETRSPEEAEVPLKHQLLQVIVRVLQYRMLLTDYLNNLSPDSKEYEDTQAALVIVSEVADQANDNLKQGENLLRLVHIEYSVKGKRDLLKPGRMFVKEGTLMKVSRKSRQPRHLFLMNDIMLYTYPQQDGKYRLKNTLSLSGMKVSKPTLGNVLNCLKIEVSDITITLSASSVGEREDWFHTLSRAIADHAAGLCTFGGPCSEAREKLWMALGEAAPVLVPVSHVMMCMNCTSDFSLTLRRHHCNACGKVVCRACSRNRYPLKYLKDRLAKVCDHCYAELRKRGGSVSAACDNSSPRTHRASRPLSAVFQSLQPPSLWKSRKSISPLTQVSLGVEGSTMSGSLQRRKKSKRKWKRLWFLLKDKVLYTFTASEDKVASESLPLQGFTVKLTERPEGEESSNVFHLYHKKTLYYTFKADDQNTARRWVNAMEEATIL; translated from the exons ATGAACGCAG ATTTTCAAAATCCACTGCAAGTCCCTCTACCAAAGGTCCGCAGTCATCTCACCATCAAAGTGCAGTCCAAGCTAATGTCGAGACCTTGTCCCACTGTCCAAGGTCCAAAACCTCCTGTTGCCCCCAAGCCCAGACCCCTGTATGAGCCTTACCCACAGGGGGAGCCCTGTGCTCAGCAGAGTCTCAGTAATGGAGATGTGGCTCACTCTGATGGAGAGACTGAAGAGCTCCATGAAATGGAGAATCAGGACCAAGAGGAGAAAAGTGAGGCACAGGAAGGGGATAATGACAAAGGGGACACAATAGAGACAGAAACTAAAAAGGAATcagaaaatgaagaagaaatattAGATAATAACGGTGATGTAGACAGCATCGGCTCTGATGACACAGTCAAAGCAGATGATATTTCCACTGTTGACACTACTGAGAATGAAAATGATGACACTGACTTGAACTCCCCTGAAGATGGCAGTCgcactgatgatgatgagaaTACACCAGCACCTTCTcaaactgaaacagaagaagaagcaggagaggaggatgaagaagtAGAGGAGAAGAGATTAACTGAAAAGACTGAAATACTTTGTGAGCCTGCAGAACACTCAGATGAAGCTTTAGAGGAATCAGACGCTGATCAAACCCAGTCACTCAACAACAGTGAACCGAAGGAGGAAGTCAGTGAAGAAAGTGACGAGCATCTGCACCATGACTCACTTATAAATGAGAATGAACTGACAGGTGGAGGGTTTGCCTTTGGATTCAGCATGCTTCCAACTGTAACTGAGGAATATCCCTACGATGTGATTGGTCCCACAGACGATGCTAGTGATACATGTGAGTCATGCGACCCAGCTGAAACAGGGGACACCGAGGTCTGGCAACCAGAACGGGCAACCAAGGATCCTTCCGGCTGTTTCCGATTCACATCCAGCACGGAGGATGTGTTTGGGCCTTACTCTGTCATACAAGCTGTTCCGGGAGATGTGACTGACACTGCTGACCCTGAGTGGAATCAGGATGATACTGATGGGAAGCCTTCTACCACAGATGAAGAGCACACAACAGGCTATGCTTCTAACCAGGAACCTTACTATGTGTCATCAGATGATGTGGACAAGTTGGAGGATAAGCAGGCACTTTCAGAACTGGGGCACATCGATGAGGCCACTGAACAGTCAAACGAGCACACAGAAAAGACAAAGGACAGCGAGTCAGCAGATGAGTATGCAAACATTGATGATTCACTCTGCCCTAAAGACGATGACCTTGAGCAGGTAGAGTGTGTCTCATCAGAGGATTACATCGAGATAGGTGATGACGATGAAGAGGAAGCAGAGGAAAAGAAGCATTTCCGAGTAAAAAGTGCAAAAGAAAGAAACGCCAAAAGAGAGCAGGCTCTGCGCAGCCAAAGAAAAAGCTGCCAGCCTCGGCTCAGGTTGTGTAATATCACAGTGCCAGCTGACCTAGACCTGGGCCGAACCCCAGAGCTAACCAACAGGGTGGTGTTTGCCCACACGACCGAGGCCTTTGAAGAAGACATAGAGGAACTGGACTGCCATATTGTGCCTTATTATGAAGACACAGACTCCGATAGTGAAGAGCATATTTATGAAGAGGCAGGGTTTGACTCAGAAGGGGAGAATTTTGTGACACTTGATCGAAAGACAATAGTCACTCGATCACGATCCTATTCTGGGAAAGTTCCTGGTTATGTCCCGGAAACGGTACCAGAGGAGACAGGGACGGAATACCAGACCCATGACTACTACACGGTGTCCTTGGACAAGAACAGTGAGTCTACCAGCCACCCCCAGCAAGCAGGTATAAACTGTGTGATTCCATCTATGAAGTCTCGCCGCTTCTTGTTATACTCACGGTCTGCAGATGGCCCAGACGTGTCCTTGAGCAGCCCACTTGAGATGGGTCAATCATTGAAAAATGAAATCAGGATGAAGAGAAAGGATGACACCCTTTCCCTTCCATGTATGATAACTTCTTCTGGAAGTTTCTCCCAGCGTAGCCATCAGTCCTCCAGTGGTGTTTCCACACCAACTTCTCTAGTGGACATCCCTCCACCATTTGAGCTGGCTTACATCACTAAAAGACCAGTTACCAAGAGTTCCCCATCCCTCCTCATCCAACACGAACCCAGTGACCTACCTAAGAAGAAGAAGTCCTCCTTTAAGCGCTTTTTAGCTCTGAAGTTCAAGAAAAAGACAGATTCAAAGGGATTCAGTGATGGAAGTGTCCGCTCTTCGCGTTCTTCCTCTGAGTCAAGCCACCACGGTCCAGTGAGAGTCATCGAGCTTGATCGCAGAAGCACTGGGAGCTCTCCTCAGCCCCAGTCCCGCATGGTGAAACCTCAGCAGCGTCCTTCAGACCTCCCATCCACCTTTCTCCTTTATAAAGACCAGCACAGGAGGAAAGGAGACCCCAAAGCTTATGGCAGGAGCGTCTCTAGAGTGGAGTCCTTCGAGGAGCGCTCTCGCCGCTCTGCCATGCCGCTGCCTTTGACCAAACCCCGCTCTATCTCGTTCCCCAGTGCAGATACCTCAGACTACGAAAACATCCCAGCCATGAGCTCAGACTATGAGAACATCCAGATCCCAGGCAGACCCACTAGATCCCACACTGTTACTGAGTTTTTTGAGGATCCAAACCGTTCAACAGTCCCCTGCAATGAGAATGATGGCTATGTGGATATGAACAGTTTCCCTGGGATTGACAGCAAACCCCAGCCATCGAAATCGGACAATGAAAG TGCCTACACAGAGCCTTTCCCAATGAACCCCGTCTCTGCTGGGCTGTCAGCGGATGAGGACCACGGGCGTACctctgaggaggaagagggggcAGTAGAGCAGGGTTATGAACGACAG ATTGATGGCCGATCCCGAGCGTTCTACATCGCCAAAGAGCTCGTCGACTCAGAGAGACT ACACATCAGCGGCCTGAAGCACCTTCAGGAG GACTTTAGGTCAGCAGTGACTGAGGCGGTGGATGAGGAAGGAGAGCCAGTGCTGGAGGAGCAGAGGCTGGGGGAAATACTGGGAGTGCTGcctgaggtgtacaccctgcaCAGCAGCATCTTTACTGAGCTGGAAGAGCGTATTAGTCAATG GGAGGAGAGTCCAAAAGTTGCAGATGTGATCTTGTCACGTCGGGACAACTTCAGCGCGTTTGACACCTACATCTCCGAGTACGACCGCAGCATGTCTTTGCTCGAGGAGAGCTGCAGGAAAAACCCGGCTTTCGCCAAAATCGTCAAGACGTTTGAG acaagaagcccagaagaagcagaaGTCCCACTGAAACACCAGCTGCTGCAGGTTATAGTGAGAGTGCTTCAATACCGCATGCTACTCACAG ATTACCTGAACAACCTCTCTCCTGATTCCAAAGAATACGAGGACACTCAGG CTGCCTTGGTGATTGTGTCCGAGGTAGCCGACCAGGCCAACGACAATCTGAAACAGGGG GAAAACTTGTTGCGTCTGGTCCACATTGAATACAGCGTGAAAGGGAAGAGGGACCTTCTGAAACCTGGAAGG ATGTTTGTCAAAGAGGGCACACTCATGAAGGTCTCCAGGAAAAGTAGGCAACCTCGGCACCTGTTTCTG ATGAACGACATAATGCTGTACACCTACCCTCAGCAGGATGGGAAATACAGGCTCAAGAACACACTGTCTCTGTCAGGGATGAAG gtgagcaaACCCACGCTGGGCAATGTGCTGAACTGTCTTAAGATTGAGGTGTCCGACATCACTATTACACTCTCTGCCAG TTCTGTTGGAGAAAGGGAGGACTGGTTCCACACGCTAAGTCGAGCCATAGCGGACCACGCGGCGGGACTCTGCACATTTGGCGGGCCCTGCAGTGAG GCCCGTGAGAAATTGTGGATGGCGCTGGGCGAGGCTGCACCTGTCCTCGTGCCAGTTTCTCATGTGATGATGTGCATGAACTGCACCTCcgacttcagcctcactctcaGACGACACCACTGCAATGCGTGTGGCAAG GTGGTGTGCCGGGCTTGTTCCAGAAACAGATATCCTCTGAAGTACCTCAAAGACAGACTGGCTAAAGTGTGCGATCACTGTTATGCCGAGCTCAGGAAAAGAG GTGGAAGTGTGTCAGCTGCCTGTGATAACTCCAGCCCTCGGACTCACCGGGCCAGTCGTCCCCTCTCCGCTGTCTTCCAGAGTCTGCAGCCGCCTAGTCTGTGGAAGTCCCGAAAGAGCATATCCCCTCTGACCCAG GTGTCACTTGGTGTGGAGGGCTCCACCATGAGTGGGAGTTTGcagcgcaggaagaagagcaaAAGGAAGTGGAAGCGACTGTGGTTCCTCCTCAAAGACAAGGTGCTCTACACCTTCACAGCCAGTGAG GATAAAGTGGCTTCAGAGAGTCTGCCTCTGCAGGGCTTCACCGTCAAGCTGACTGAGAGGCCAGAGGGAGAAGAAAGCAGTAACGTATTCCATTTGTACCACAAGAAAACACTCTACTACACCTTCAAAGCAGATGATCAAAACACTGCTCGCAG ATGGGTCAATGCCATGGAGGAGGCCACTATTTTATAG
- the fgd5a gene encoding FYVE, RhoGEF and PH domain-containing protein 5 isoform X2 yields MNADFQNPLQVPLPKVRSHLTIKVQSKLMSRPCPTVQGPKPPVAPKPRPLYEPYPQGEPCAQQSLSNGDVAHSDGETEELHEMENQDQEEKSEAQEGDNDKGDTIETETKKESENEEEILDNNGDVDSIGSDDTVKADDISTVDTTENENDDTDLNSPEDGSRTDDDENTPAPSQTETEEEAGEEDEEVEEKRLTEKTEILCEPAEHSDEALEESDADQTQSLNNSEPKEEVSEESDEHLHHDSLINENELTGGGFAFGFSMLPTVTEEYPYDVIGPTDDASDTCESCDPAETGDTEVWQPERATKDPSGCFRFTSSTEDVFGPYSVIQAVPGDVTDTADPEWNQDDTDGKPSTTDEEHTTGYASNQEPYYVSSDDVDKLEDKQALSELGHIDEATEQSNEHTEKTKDSESADEYANIDDSLCPKDDDLEQVECVSSEDYIEIGDDDEEEAEEKKHFRVKSAKERNAKREQALRSQRKSCQPRLRLCNITVPADLDLGRTPELTNRVVFAHTTEAFEEDIEELDCHIVPYYEDTDSDSEEHIYEEAGFDSEGENFVTLDRKTIVTRSRSYSGKVPGYVPETVPEETGTEYQTHDYYTVSLDKNSESTSHPQQAGINCVIPSMKSRRFLLYSRSADGPDVSLSSPLEMGQSLKNEIRMKRKDDTLSLPCMITSSGSFSQRSHQSSSGVSTPTSLVDIPPPFELAYITKRPVTKSSPSLLIQHEPSDLPKKKKSSFKRFLALKFKKKTDSKGFSDGSVRSSRSSSESSHHGPVRVIELDRRSTGSSPQPQSRMVKPQQRPSDLPSTFLLYKDQHRRKGDPKAYGRSVSRVESFEERSRRSAMPLPLTKPRSISFPSADTSDYENIPAMSSDYENIQIPGRPTRSHTVTEFFEDPNRSTVPCNENDGYVDMNSFPGIDSKPQPSKSDNESAYTEPFPMNPVSAGLSADEDHGRTSEEEEGAVEQGYERQIDGRSRAFYIAKELVDSERLHISGLKHLQEDFRSAVTEAVDEEGEPVLEEQRLGEILGVLPEVYTLHSSIFTELEERISQWEESPKVADVILSRRDNFSAFDTYISEYDRSMSLLEESCRKNPAFAKIVKTFETRSPEEAEVPLKHQLLQVIVRVLQYRMLLTDYLNNLSPDSKEYEDTQAALVIVSEVADQANDNLKQGENLLRLVHIEYSVKGKRDLLKPGRMFVKEGTLMKVSRKSRQPRHLFLMNDIMLYTYPQQDGKYRLKNTLSLSGMKVSKPTLGNVLNCLKIEVSDITITLSASSVGEREDWFHTLSRAIADHAAGLCTFGGPCSEAREKLWMALGEAAPVLVPVSHVMMCMNCTSDFSLTLRRHHCNACGKVVCRACSRNRYPLKYLKDRLAKVCDHCYAELRKRGGSVSAACDNSSPRTHRASRPLSAVFQSLQPPSLWKSRKSISPLTQVSLGVEGSTMSGSLQRRKKSKRKWKRLWFLLKDKDKVASESLPLQGFTVKLTERPEGEESSNVFHLYHKKTLYYTFKADDQNTARRWVNAMEEATIL; encoded by the exons ATGAACGCAG ATTTTCAAAATCCACTGCAAGTCCCTCTACCAAAGGTCCGCAGTCATCTCACCATCAAAGTGCAGTCCAAGCTAATGTCGAGACCTTGTCCCACTGTCCAAGGTCCAAAACCTCCTGTTGCCCCCAAGCCCAGACCCCTGTATGAGCCTTACCCACAGGGGGAGCCCTGTGCTCAGCAGAGTCTCAGTAATGGAGATGTGGCTCACTCTGATGGAGAGACTGAAGAGCTCCATGAAATGGAGAATCAGGACCAAGAGGAGAAAAGTGAGGCACAGGAAGGGGATAATGACAAAGGGGACACAATAGAGACAGAAACTAAAAAGGAATcagaaaatgaagaagaaatattAGATAATAACGGTGATGTAGACAGCATCGGCTCTGATGACACAGTCAAAGCAGATGATATTTCCACTGTTGACACTACTGAGAATGAAAATGATGACACTGACTTGAACTCCCCTGAAGATGGCAGTCgcactgatgatgatgagaaTACACCAGCACCTTCTcaaactgaaacagaagaagaagcaggagaggaggatgaagaagtAGAGGAGAAGAGATTAACTGAAAAGACTGAAATACTTTGTGAGCCTGCAGAACACTCAGATGAAGCTTTAGAGGAATCAGACGCTGATCAAACCCAGTCACTCAACAACAGTGAACCGAAGGAGGAAGTCAGTGAAGAAAGTGACGAGCATCTGCACCATGACTCACTTATAAATGAGAATGAACTGACAGGTGGAGGGTTTGCCTTTGGATTCAGCATGCTTCCAACTGTAACTGAGGAATATCCCTACGATGTGATTGGTCCCACAGACGATGCTAGTGATACATGTGAGTCATGCGACCCAGCTGAAACAGGGGACACCGAGGTCTGGCAACCAGAACGGGCAACCAAGGATCCTTCCGGCTGTTTCCGATTCACATCCAGCACGGAGGATGTGTTTGGGCCTTACTCTGTCATACAAGCTGTTCCGGGAGATGTGACTGACACTGCTGACCCTGAGTGGAATCAGGATGATACTGATGGGAAGCCTTCTACCACAGATGAAGAGCACACAACAGGCTATGCTTCTAACCAGGAACCTTACTATGTGTCATCAGATGATGTGGACAAGTTGGAGGATAAGCAGGCACTTTCAGAACTGGGGCACATCGATGAGGCCACTGAACAGTCAAACGAGCACACAGAAAAGACAAAGGACAGCGAGTCAGCAGATGAGTATGCAAACATTGATGATTCACTCTGCCCTAAAGACGATGACCTTGAGCAGGTAGAGTGTGTCTCATCAGAGGATTACATCGAGATAGGTGATGACGATGAAGAGGAAGCAGAGGAAAAGAAGCATTTCCGAGTAAAAAGTGCAAAAGAAAGAAACGCCAAAAGAGAGCAGGCTCTGCGCAGCCAAAGAAAAAGCTGCCAGCCTCGGCTCAGGTTGTGTAATATCACAGTGCCAGCTGACCTAGACCTGGGCCGAACCCCAGAGCTAACCAACAGGGTGGTGTTTGCCCACACGACCGAGGCCTTTGAAGAAGACATAGAGGAACTGGACTGCCATATTGTGCCTTATTATGAAGACACAGACTCCGATAGTGAAGAGCATATTTATGAAGAGGCAGGGTTTGACTCAGAAGGGGAGAATTTTGTGACACTTGATCGAAAGACAATAGTCACTCGATCACGATCCTATTCTGGGAAAGTTCCTGGTTATGTCCCGGAAACGGTACCAGAGGAGACAGGGACGGAATACCAGACCCATGACTACTACACGGTGTCCTTGGACAAGAACAGTGAGTCTACCAGCCACCCCCAGCAAGCAGGTATAAACTGTGTGATTCCATCTATGAAGTCTCGCCGCTTCTTGTTATACTCACGGTCTGCAGATGGCCCAGACGTGTCCTTGAGCAGCCCACTTGAGATGGGTCAATCATTGAAAAATGAAATCAGGATGAAGAGAAAGGATGACACCCTTTCCCTTCCATGTATGATAACTTCTTCTGGAAGTTTCTCCCAGCGTAGCCATCAGTCCTCCAGTGGTGTTTCCACACCAACTTCTCTAGTGGACATCCCTCCACCATTTGAGCTGGCTTACATCACTAAAAGACCAGTTACCAAGAGTTCCCCATCCCTCCTCATCCAACACGAACCCAGTGACCTACCTAAGAAGAAGAAGTCCTCCTTTAAGCGCTTTTTAGCTCTGAAGTTCAAGAAAAAGACAGATTCAAAGGGATTCAGTGATGGAAGTGTCCGCTCTTCGCGTTCTTCCTCTGAGTCAAGCCACCACGGTCCAGTGAGAGTCATCGAGCTTGATCGCAGAAGCACTGGGAGCTCTCCTCAGCCCCAGTCCCGCATGGTGAAACCTCAGCAGCGTCCTTCAGACCTCCCATCCACCTTTCTCCTTTATAAAGACCAGCACAGGAGGAAAGGAGACCCCAAAGCTTATGGCAGGAGCGTCTCTAGAGTGGAGTCCTTCGAGGAGCGCTCTCGCCGCTCTGCCATGCCGCTGCCTTTGACCAAACCCCGCTCTATCTCGTTCCCCAGTGCAGATACCTCAGACTACGAAAACATCCCAGCCATGAGCTCAGACTATGAGAACATCCAGATCCCAGGCAGACCCACTAGATCCCACACTGTTACTGAGTTTTTTGAGGATCCAAACCGTTCAACAGTCCCCTGCAATGAGAATGATGGCTATGTGGATATGAACAGTTTCCCTGGGATTGACAGCAAACCCCAGCCATCGAAATCGGACAATGAAAG TGCCTACACAGAGCCTTTCCCAATGAACCCCGTCTCTGCTGGGCTGTCAGCGGATGAGGACCACGGGCGTACctctgaggaggaagagggggcAGTAGAGCAGGGTTATGAACGACAG ATTGATGGCCGATCCCGAGCGTTCTACATCGCCAAAGAGCTCGTCGACTCAGAGAGACT ACACATCAGCGGCCTGAAGCACCTTCAGGAG GACTTTAGGTCAGCAGTGACTGAGGCGGTGGATGAGGAAGGAGAGCCAGTGCTGGAGGAGCAGAGGCTGGGGGAAATACTGGGAGTGCTGcctgaggtgtacaccctgcaCAGCAGCATCTTTACTGAGCTGGAAGAGCGTATTAGTCAATG GGAGGAGAGTCCAAAAGTTGCAGATGTGATCTTGTCACGTCGGGACAACTTCAGCGCGTTTGACACCTACATCTCCGAGTACGACCGCAGCATGTCTTTGCTCGAGGAGAGCTGCAGGAAAAACCCGGCTTTCGCCAAAATCGTCAAGACGTTTGAG acaagaagcccagaagaagcagaaGTCCCACTGAAACACCAGCTGCTGCAGGTTATAGTGAGAGTGCTTCAATACCGCATGCTACTCACAG ATTACCTGAACAACCTCTCTCCTGATTCCAAAGAATACGAGGACACTCAGG CTGCCTTGGTGATTGTGTCCGAGGTAGCCGACCAGGCCAACGACAATCTGAAACAGGGG GAAAACTTGTTGCGTCTGGTCCACATTGAATACAGCGTGAAAGGGAAGAGGGACCTTCTGAAACCTGGAAGG ATGTTTGTCAAAGAGGGCACACTCATGAAGGTCTCCAGGAAAAGTAGGCAACCTCGGCACCTGTTTCTG ATGAACGACATAATGCTGTACACCTACCCTCAGCAGGATGGGAAATACAGGCTCAAGAACACACTGTCTCTGTCAGGGATGAAG gtgagcaaACCCACGCTGGGCAATGTGCTGAACTGTCTTAAGATTGAGGTGTCCGACATCACTATTACACTCTCTGCCAG TTCTGTTGGAGAAAGGGAGGACTGGTTCCACACGCTAAGTCGAGCCATAGCGGACCACGCGGCGGGACTCTGCACATTTGGCGGGCCCTGCAGTGAG GCCCGTGAGAAATTGTGGATGGCGCTGGGCGAGGCTGCACCTGTCCTCGTGCCAGTTTCTCATGTGATGATGTGCATGAACTGCACCTCcgacttcagcctcactctcaGACGACACCACTGCAATGCGTGTGGCAAG GTGGTGTGCCGGGCTTGTTCCAGAAACAGATATCCTCTGAAGTACCTCAAAGACAGACTGGCTAAAGTGTGCGATCACTGTTATGCCGAGCTCAGGAAAAGAG GTGGAAGTGTGTCAGCTGCCTGTGATAACTCCAGCCCTCGGACTCACCGGGCCAGTCGTCCCCTCTCCGCTGTCTTCCAGAGTCTGCAGCCGCCTAGTCTGTGGAAGTCCCGAAAGAGCATATCCCCTCTGACCCAG GTGTCACTTGGTGTGGAGGGCTCCACCATGAGTGGGAGTTTGcagcgcaggaagaagagcaaAAGGAAGTGGAAGCGACTGTGGTTCCTCCTCAAAGACAAG GATAAAGTGGCTTCAGAGAGTCTGCCTCTGCAGGGCTTCACCGTCAAGCTGACTGAGAGGCCAGAGGGAGAAGAAAGCAGTAACGTATTCCATTTGTACCACAAGAAAACACTCTACTACACCTTCAAAGCAGATGATCAAAACACTGCTCGCAG ATGGGTCAATGCCATGGAGGAGGCCACTATTTTATAG